In the Cylindrospermopsis raciborskii Cr2010 genome, CACCACTACACCCTCTGTAGATCCCACCGCTAATTACTCCCCAGAAGAAAAACAACGTAAGCAAAAACTGCGCGATCGCCTGGAAGAACTAAACATCAATTCTAGGTTCTTTAGCAGTTTGGTGAATCAGGTATTTTGGGAAAAAAACCCCAGTCTAACAGGAAGGACTCTTAGCAGCGAACCGGAGGATGAAAGTTTACGGAAAGAATGGGATAAAACTGCCATGGAAGTTGTGGAAAAACTTGCTATCCTCAGCGAAAACTCACGTAGACAGCTAGGAACTTATACATCATCCACTCGACAAAAATGGCAAATGGTAATTAACAGCAAAAACGTTAGTAGTAATGCCCTATATGACCTAGCTGATGCTGCTCTTTTACGTATTTTTCCTGAGCAAAAGGGTAAGAATTTTATTTCCAAACCTCTCGGTCAAGTTTGGCAGGGATTTGCCAACGATAGACTCAATGACATCATGGAAAACACGGCCTGGGAAAAAATAGTATTGGATCCTGGTAATACAAGTAAAATGGCTAGGGGAACTCTAGATCCAGGAGGAGGCAAAGTTTTCATTGCCAAATTGGTTAAAGACCAAAATATGCAGGTGCAACTGGATGCAAACACGGAGGTTTTACTGTCAGTTTATTCTCCATCTGGTAAGACAAAATTTTTGCAAGATTCAAAATCGCGTCAACTCTCCCAAATATTACCAGAAAGTGGATTTTATGAATTTGTTGTAGTTTCCACAGCATCAAATCCTGAAGACTACGAATTCTCTCTTACCATAGAAAATCCTCCCGCACCAGAACCCATAGAAACCCCCACCCCGGAAACCACTCCAGAACCTGTTCAATAAAAATATCAACATCAACAAATGGTTTCATAATTATGAACAAAATCGTGGGAAAGGATGAAAGCAGAACTGATAAAAACAACCTACCCGGTTGTCAAGAGGAAAGGATTCTTTGTCCCCATTGTAAACGTACTGCTACTAATGGAATTAAGTGTAAAGGTATTTGTGTAGCTGACAGTGACTACTGATAATCACAACTAATATTACACTCCGTCCACGGTCAGCCCTAAATAGTTGCGAACAATTTTCAAGATTCGCTCTGCTGCATGACCATCTCCAAAAGGGTTAATAGCATTTGCCATTGATAAATATGCTTGCTTATCACTTAACAACTCACTAGCAGCAGTTACAATTCTATCTGTTTGTGTTCCTACTAATTTAGCCGTACCCGCTGTTACCGCTTCTGGTCTTTCTGTAGTATCTCTAAGCACTAACACGGGTTTACCAAGACTAGGAGCTTCTTCTTGCAGTCCACCAGAGTCTGTTAACAATAAGTAAGAGCGCCCTATTGCTCCTACTAACTCCGCATAATCTAATGGTTCTGTTAAAAAAATCCGGGGGTGTTTACCTAGTATTTGTTGTAATGGCTCTCTAACAGTAGGATTTTTATGTAGTGGTAATAATAAAGCTGTGTCGGAAAACCGATCTAAAATTTCTAGGAAACCTTGAGCAATTGCTTGCAGTGGTTCCCCCCAATTTTCTCGTCGGTGAACCGTGGCTAAAATAGTTCGATATTCTCCCCACTTTAAACCGGGTATATCACAAGCTGGGTTGGCTTTTGCTACGTTCAACAACGCATCAATTACGGTGTTACCAGTCAGGTGGATTTCCCCTAAAACACCGGAATTCTGTAAATTGGTTACCGCTAAGGAGGTAGGTGCAAAATGTAATTGACTAATTTGGGAAATTAATCTTCTGTTAGCTTCTTCCGGATAGGGATTAAACAGATCGTCAGTTCTCAACCCCGCTTCCAAATGACCTACCGGAATTTGCTGGTAAAAAGCTCCTAAAGCTGCTGCAAAGGCAGTTGTTGTATCTCCCTGAACAATCACTAAGTCTATATTTAGCTTTTTATATAAAGTCTCTAAACCTTGCAAACTCCTACATGTAATATCATTAAGAGACTGTTTAGGCTGCATAATCTCTAGATCCCAATCCGCTTTCAGGTTAAACAGCACCATTACTTGTGCGACCATTTCCTTATGCTGTCCTGTAAGAATCACTTCTACTTCTAAGTCCGCAACAGTTTTAAATATCTGAATTACTGGTGCTAGTTTAATTGCTTCAGGACGAGTACCTAAAACAATGCCAATTTTTTTAGTCATTACTTATCGAATTATTGATCATGAAATAGTACAGCAGCCATAATTCTATCCTAAATCATTCCCATTCGTTAAAACAAAATTTTTTCCCCTCTCTTAAACACGAAAAAACCCGGCTTAACCGGGCAGATGGACTGTTTTTTTAAATTTGACCTATCAAGTTGTAGCTCTAACTAAAACTCTATAAACAGAGTTTATGGCTGAAAATGAGAGTCGGGTAGATGATCGCCTACCCTCCCTACAGGTGGCTACCGCTATTAATTGACATGTCAAACTTATATTAATCATTTGATCTCACAAGTTAAAGGACAAGAAGCATAAACGGTAGTTTGCACCCTTTCCGCATCACCATATAGCCAACTTAACCACTTAACTTCTTTGGGATGAACACTCTTAGCAGTCAAGACACCTGCCACGATTAAAACTGACATAACATTGAAAATTACTAAAGTACCTGCTACGAGTAAAACAGCGCTCGCAGGCATAACAGATTGCAAAACAATAGAGAGTAAGCAACCTACTGTAGCCATAACTACAACTAGTGGAAAACCTACTACTAACAAGCACACTGCTAATGTGAAAGTCCAAATTAAAAAGCTTTTCATCATTAACAAGGAGTACATCTTCCCTTGATTAGAGCTTTGAGCCACAACCATGATCTTTCCTCCTAAAATTACACAGCAAGGTTTAAAGTTGAATTTCAGTTTTGCTCAATTCTTGAGATCACTGTTTTCATTCAGTGAAATTCAGTATATAGAACCTGAAGAAAAAGATGAGCATTTCTTTATTAATCTTTACACTTAATTTTTCGTAATCATGGATTTGATGCCCAAACCGGGTTTGGTTCACTACTCCTAATTCCCCATATATCCCTGGATATATAACTTTGGGAATAGCAATGCCCATGGATCTTACCCAAAATCTGTCTTCTAACTTGCTTAACATTTCTTAATAAAAGTCTCCTTATCTCTCATAATTGAAATGGAAAATAAAAGGCTAGTAGTGACCTATAA is a window encoding:
- the wecB gene encoding non-hydrolyzing UDP-N-acetylglucosamine 2-epimerase encodes the protein MTKKIGIVLGTRPEAIKLAPVIQIFKTVADLEVEVILTGQHKEMVAQVMVLFNLKADWDLEIMQPKQSLNDITCRSLQGLETLYKKLNIDLVIVQGDTTTAFAAALGAFYQQIPVGHLEAGLRTDDLFNPYPEEANRRLISQISQLHFAPTSLAVTNLQNSGVLGEIHLTGNTVIDALLNVAKANPACDIPGLKWGEYRTILATVHRRENWGEPLQAIAQGFLEILDRFSDTALLLPLHKNPTVREPLQQILGKHPRIFLTEPLDYAELVGAIGRSYLLLTDSGGLQEEAPSLGKPVLVLRDTTERPEAVTAGTAKLVGTQTDRIVTAASELLSDKQAYLSMANAINPFGDGHAAERILKIVRNYLGLTVDGV